Genomic segment of Streptomyces sp. NBC_01210:
GCGCTCGGCGTACGAGGTTGCCGCCTCCGGGTTCGGGTCGATGAAGATGTGCCGGTGGTCGAAGGCGGCGACCAGCCGGATGTGCTCGCTGAGCAGCATTCCGTTGCCGAACACGTCACCGGACATGTCGCCGACGCCGACGACCGTGAAGTCCTGGGTCTGGGTGTCGTGGCCGAGCTCGCGGAAGTGTCGCTTGACGGACTCCCATGCGCCGCGGGCGGTGATGCCCATCTTCTTGTGGTCGTATCCGGCGGAGCCGCCCGATGCGAAGGCGTCGCCGAGCCAGAAGTTGTACGAGAGCGCGACCTCGTTGGCGATGTCGGAGAAGGACGCGGTGCCCTTGTCCGCGGCGACGACGAGATAGGTGTCGTCCCCGTCGTGGCGTACGACATCGGCCGGCGGTACGACCTCGCCCGCCACCAGGTTGTCGGTGATGTCGAGCAGCGCGGAGATGAAGATCTTGTAGCAGGCGATGCCTTCGGCGAGCCAGGCGTCCCGGTCCACGGACGGGTCCGGGAGCTGCTTGGCGACGAAGCCGCCCTTCGCGCCGACCGGCACGATCACGGTGTTCTTCACCATCTGCGCCTTGACCAGGCCCAGGATCTCCGTACGGAAGTCCTCACGCCGGTCGGACCAGCGCAGACCGCCGCGCGCGACCTTGCCGAAGCGCAGGTGCACACCCTCGACGCGCGGGGAGTGCACCCAGATCTCGTACGCCGGGCGGGGCGCAGGCAGATCCGGGATGGCCTGCGGGTCGAACTTCATCGACACATAGCTGTGGTGTGTGCCGCCGCCGGCCTCCTGGAAGAAGTTGGTCCGCAGCGTCGCCTTGATGACCGTGAGGAAGGAACGCAGGATCCGGTCCTCGTCCAGGCTGGCGACCTGGTCGAGCGCGCCCTCAAGCTCCTCGAGGAGACCGTCGATCAGCTCGGTGCCCGCGCGCTGGCGCTCCGGGGACATCCTGGCCTCGAAGAGCGAGATCAGCAGCCGGGTGGTGTGGACGTTGGTACGGAGGGTGTCCTCCATGTACTCCTGGCTGAAGGTCGAACCGGCCTGGCGCAGGTACTTGGCGTACGCGCGCAGCACCATCGCCTGACGCCAGTTCAGACCGGCACCCAGAACGAGGGCGTTGAAGCCGTCGTTCTCGGCCTTGCCGGTCCAGACCGCGGCGAAGGCGTCCTGGAAACGCTCGCGGGCATCGTCGGCGAGGTAGTCGCCGTTGCCGTTGGCCAGCGGCATGCGCAGACCGAAGTCGTAGATCCAGGCGGTCGTACGGTCCGAGCAGCGCAGCTCGTACGGACGCTCGTCGACGACCTCGACACCGAGCCGGTTGAGCGCGGGCAGGACCGCGGAGAGGGAGACCTGCTCTCCGGTGCGGTAGATCTTGAAGCGGCGCTCGCCGGGGCCCGCACCGACCGGTTCGTACAGCGAGAGCGCGAAGCCCCTGCCGCTCTCGGTCAGCCGTTCCAGGTGCACGAGGTCGGCGACGGCGGCACGCGGCGAGTGGTCTGCCTTGTAGCCCTCGGGGAAGGCGGAGCCGTAGCGGCGCAGCAGCTCGGCGGCGCGCTCCTCACCGCACTCGGCGTTGAGTGCCTCGCCGAAGCCGTCGGCCCAGGAGCGGGCGGCCTCGACCAGCCTGGCCTCGATGCGCTCGACGTCGGAGTCGGTCAGATGGGGCAGCTCGGTCCCGGACGGGACACGGACCACGAAGTGCAGCCGGGAGAGGATCGACTCGGTGTTCCAGGCGGTGAAGTCGACGCTGCTGCCGCCGAGCTCCTCCTTGAGGATGTCGATCAGGCGCAGCCGTACGCCGGTGGTGTAGCGGTCGCGCGGCAGGTAGATGAGGGCGGAGTAGTAGCGCCCGTACTCGTCCTGACGCAGGTAGAGCCGCAGCCTGCGGCGTTCCTGGAGGTAGAGCACGCTCGTGACGATGGAACGCAGCTGGTCGACGGGCGTCTGGAAGAGCTCGTCGCGCGGGTAGGTCTCGAGGATCTGCAGCAGGTCGCGGCCGTCGTGGCTGTTGGGCGAGAAGCCGGCGCCCTCCAGGACCTCGGCGACCTTGCGGCGGATGACCGGCACCCGGCGCACGGACTCGGTGTACGCGGCGGAGGAGAAGAGACCGAGGAAGCGGCGCTCACCGACGACATTTCCCTCGGCGTCGAACTTCTTCACGCCGACGTAGTCGAGGTAGCTGGGGCGGTGCACGGTCGCGCGGCTGTTGGCCTTCGTCAGCACGAGCAGCTTGTGCTCACGGGCCTTGGCACGGGCGTCGGCGGGCAGCCGGCTGAAGGACGGGCTGACCGGGTGCGCCTCGTCCGTGCTGTGCTGGGGGTCGGAGCGCAGGATGCCGAGTCCGGTCCCCGGGACGGCGGCGAGCGCGTCGTTCTCGGTGAGCTCGTACTCGCGGTAGCCGAGGAAGGTGAAGTGGTCGGCGGCGAGCCAGCGCAGCAGCTCACGCGCCTCCTCGACCTCCTGGTCGCGCAGATCGTCGGCCTTCGGCTCGCTGGGCAGCTCTTCGGCGATGCGCAGCGCGGCGTCGCGCATCTTCTCCCAGTCCTCGACGGTCTCGCGGACGTCGGAGAGGACCCGCAGCAGGTCGGAGGTGATCTGCTTCAGATCGGCGCGGTCGGTCTCGCGGTCGACCTCGACATGGATCCAGGACTCGACGAGCGCGTCGTGCGGCAGCGCCTTGCTGTTGGCCTCGGAGGGCAGTACCTCGATGAGCTTGCCGGTCACATCGCGGCGGACGGTGACCTGCGGGTGGATCACGACATGGATGCCGCGGCCCTGGCGGGAGAGCTCATTGGTGACCGAGTCGACAAGGAAGGGCATGTCATCGGTGA
This window contains:
- a CDS encoding NAD-glutamate dehydrogenase → MQTKLDEAKAELLERAARVAENSPLGGNLPTGSEQGKRPDRDALLTYLQRYYLHTAPEDLADRDPVDIFGAALSHYRLAENRPQGTANVRVHTPTVEENGWTCSHSVVEVVTDDMPFLVDSVTNELSRQGRGIHVVIHPQVTVRRDVTGKLIEVLPSEANSKALPHDALVESWIHVEVDRETDRADLKQITSDLLRVLSDVRETVEDWEKMRDAALRIAEELPSEPKADDLRDQEVEEARELLRWLAADHFTFLGYREYELTENDALAAVPGTGLGILRSDPQHSTDEAHPVSPSFSRLPADARAKAREHKLLVLTKANSRATVHRPSYLDYVGVKKFDAEGNVVGERRFLGLFSSAAYTESVRRVPVIRRKVAEVLEGAGFSPNSHDGRDLLQILETYPRDELFQTPVDQLRSIVTSVLYLQERRRLRLYLRQDEYGRYYSALIYLPRDRYTTGVRLRLIDILKEELGGSSVDFTAWNTESILSRLHFVVRVPSGTELPHLTDSDVERIEARLVEAARSWADGFGEALNAECGEERAAELLRRYGSAFPEGYKADHSPRAAVADLVHLERLTESGRGFALSLYEPVGAGPGERRFKIYRTGEQVSLSAVLPALNRLGVEVVDERPYELRCSDRTTAWIYDFGLRMPLANGNGDYLADDARERFQDAFAAVWTGKAENDGFNALVLGAGLNWRQAMVLRAYAKYLRQAGSTFSQEYMEDTLRTNVHTTRLLISLFEARMSPERQRAGTELIDGLLEELEGALDQVASLDEDRILRSFLTVIKATLRTNFFQEAGGGTHHSYVSMKFDPQAIPDLPAPRPAYEIWVHSPRVEGVHLRFGKVARGGLRWSDRREDFRTEILGLVKAQMVKNTVIVPVGAKGGFVAKQLPDPSVDRDAWLAEGIACYKIFISALLDITDNLVAGEVVPPADVVRHDGDDTYLVVAADKGTASFSDIANEVALSYNFWLGDAFASGGSAGYDHKKMGITARGAWESVKRHFRELGHDTQTQDFTVVGVGDMSGDVFGNGMLLSEHIRLVAAFDHRHIFIDPNPEAATSYAERSRLFGLPRSSWADYNKELLSAGGGIHPRTAKSIPINAHMRAALGIEPGISKMTPAELMKTILKSPVDLLWNGGIGTYVKASTESNADVGDKANDAIRVNGEDLRAKVVGEGGNLGLTQLGRIEFDRSGGKINTDAIDNSAGVDTSDHEVNIKILLNGLVSDGDMTVKQRNKLLAEMTDEVGALVLRNNYAQNVALANAVVQAPSLLHAHQRFIRRLERDGHLDRPLEFLPTDRQIRELLNAGKGLSQPELAVLLAYTKITVADELIGTGLPDDPYLRRLLHAYFPQPLREKFPEAIDGHALRREIVTTVLVNDTVNTGGSTFLHRLREETGASTEEVVRAQTAAREIFGLGAVWDAVEALDNKVAADVQTRIRLHSRRLVERGTRWLLGNRPQPLELAETIEFFAERVEHVWAELPKMLRGADLEWYQGILDELTEAGVPEELALRVAGFSSAFPTLDIVAIADRTKKDPMAVAEVYYDLADRLRITQLMDRIIELPRADRWQSMARASIREDLYAAHAMLTADVLSVGNGSSTPEERFKAWEQKNAAILGRARSTLEEIQGSDTFDLANLSVAMRTMRQLLRTHS